The window GGCACATGAAAATATCTACGCCAGCATCGGCGTACACCCCGACCGTGAAGATGCCGCCGAATTCAGCACGGCCGAAATGGTGGCGCATGCCCAACACCCCAAAATCGTCGGCATCGGCGAAACCGGCCTCGATTACCATTGGTGCAAAGGCGATTTGGCCTGGCAGCACCGGCGCTTTGCCGAGCACATCGAAGCCGCCAACCAAAGCCGCCTGCCGCTGATTGTGCACACCCGCGATGCCGCCGACGACACCATGGCCATGCTCAAAGAAAACAACGCCCATGCCGGCGTGATTCACTGCTTCACCGAAAACACACGCGTGGCCAAAATGGCGCTGGATTTGGGTTTCTACATTTCCTTTTCCGGCATCGTTACCTTCAAAAATGCCCCCGACATCCAGGCCGCCGCCCAATATGTTCCCGCCGACCGCATGCTGGTGGAAACCGACGCCCCTTTTCTCGCCCCCGTGCCCAAGCGCGGCAAATCAAACGAGCCCGCCTATGTGCGCCACACCGCCGAATTCATCGCCAAACTGCGTGGAGACTCGCTGGAAAACATCGCCGCCGCCACCACCGAAAACTTTTACACCCTATTTAACAAAGTACCGAAAATAACCGCATCACAGGCCGTCTGAAACGTTCAGACGGCCTGACTGCCCGCAAAAACCATGACAAAAATCCGCCTTACCGTACTCGGCTGCGGCAGCTCCTCCGGCACCCCCGTCATCGGCTGCCCCTGCCCCGTCTGCACCGGCAGCAACCCCAAAAACCGCCGCAGCCGTTGCAGCGCCTGGCTCGACATCAGCGGCCAAGGCTGGCAGATCGACACCGGCCCCGACTTCCGCAGCCAAGCCCTGCGCGAAGCCCTGCCGCGCATCGATGGCGTGCTCTACACCCATCCGCACGCCGACCACCTCAACGGCATCGACGACTTGCGCGCCTTTTGCTACCGACAGCAAAGCAGCATCCCGATTTACGGCAGCGACTTCACCCTCGCCAACATCACCGAGCGCTTCCACTACGCCTTTTACCCGCCCAGCAGCCATTGGAACCGTCCCGTGCTCGAAGCCCGAACGCTTTCAGACGGCCTCAAGCTCAACGGCGTGCCGCTGCAATATTTCGACATGCCGCACGGCCATTGGCCGACCACCGCCTACCGCATCGGCAACATCGCCTGGCT of the Uruburuella testudinis genome contains:
- a CDS encoding TatD family hydrolase, whose translation is MQLIDSHCHLNFEGLAGRLPEVLDNMAENQVRQALAISVSRESFVEVLAIAEAHENIYASIGVHPDREDAAEFSTAEMVAHAQHPKIVGIGETGLDYHWCKGDLAWQHRRFAEHIEAANQSRLPLIVHTRDAADDTMAMLKENNAHAGVIHCFTENTRVAKMALDLGFYISFSGIVTFKNAPDIQAAAQYVPADRMLVETDAPFLAPVPKRGKSNEPAYVRHTAEFIAKLRGDSLENIAAATTENFYTLFNKVPKITASQAV
- a CDS encoding MBL fold metallo-hydrolase gives rise to the protein MTKIRLTVLGCGSSSGTPVIGCPCPVCTGSNPKNRRSRCSAWLDISGQGWQIDTGPDFRSQALREALPRIDGVLYTHPHADHLNGIDDLRAFCYRQQSSIPIYGSDFTLANITERFHYAFYPPSSHWNRPVLEARTLSDGLKLNGVPLQYFDMPHGHWPTTAYRIGNIAWLTDINHISDAQIAALQGLDHLFIDCLSERPYPSHLSFEQACDYARRIGAKQSWLIHMTHALDYNDLLARSPQGIAPAYDGLTVECDYSIPA